One Xyrauchen texanus isolate HMW12.3.18 chromosome 2, RBS_HiC_50CHRs, whole genome shotgun sequence genomic window carries:
- the LOC127657372 gene encoding inositol hexakisphosphate and diphosphoinositol-pentakisphosphate kinase 1-like isoform X5, with protein sequence MSEPSIPGESQCGAPRFFVGCAEDESEGLDNYASMRTEMELYEHDLEDDSPPERQIVMGICCMMKKSKSKPMTQILERLCKFEYITVVIFPEDVILNEPVEKWPLCDCLISFHSKGFPLDKAVSYAMLRNPLLINDLNMQYYIQDRREVYRILQEEGIDLPRYAVLNRDPDKPEECNLIEGEDQVEVNGEVFLKPFVEKPVSAEDHNVYIYYPTSAGGGSQRLFRKIGSRSSVYSPESSVRKTGSYIYEEFMPTDGTDVKVYTVGPDYAHAEARKSPALDGKVERDSEGKEIRYPVMLTAMEKLVARKVCLAFKQTVCGFDLLRANGHSYVCDVNGFSFVKNSMKYYDDCAKILGNIVMRELAPQFHIPWSIPTEAEDIPIVPTTSGTMMELRCVIAVIRHGDRTPKQKMKMEVRNPMFFELFEKYGGYKTGKLKLKKPKQLQEVLDITRTLLADMGQHTDCEIEEKKSKLEQLKTVLEMYGHFSGINRKVQLTYLPRGQPKTSSEEEETLKESPSILLVLKWGGELTPAGRVQAEELGRAFRCMYPGGQGDYAGFPGCGLLRLHSTYRHDLKIYASDEGRVQMTAAAFAKGLLALEGELTPILVQMVKSANMNGLLDNDIESLSGCQQRVKARLHGIMQKDEAFTEEDFDRLAPTCSSSLVNSMNVVENPVSTCDNVYTLIQSLTSQIRKRLEDPKSADLQLYHSESLEMMLQRWSKLERDFRMKSGRYDISKIPDIYDCVKYDVQHNSSLGLEDTVELFKLSRALADIVIPQEYGINKVEKLDIAYAYCLPLVKKIQLDLQRTHEDESVNKLHPLYSRGVLSPGRHVRTRLYFTSESHVHSLLSIFRYGGLLDEEKDQQWKRAMDYLGAVSELNYMTQIVIMLYEDNNKNPSSEERFHVELHFSPGVKVSEEESAPMGFGFRPASAENDQKQTDPGSLENLARDEPDQALPLSETISTQRKSPLFRNRKTGSMEVLSESSSSKGCNYRLFPSCSRQSPEMKQSGLGSQCAGLFSTTVLGGSSSAPNLQDYARTHRKKFTSGSLTYKDGTRDDTSAMVVKLFLWWSGSGNERSLSSLQLHQLSTGHNCRISAYTHKNSHSANFRKKYNLFQC encoded by the exons CCTCCAGAGCGTCAGATCGTGATGGGGATTTGCTGTATGATGAAGAAATCGAAGTCCAAACCCATGACTCAGATATTGGAGCGCCTTTGTAAGTTTGAGTACATTACCGTGGTCATCTTTCCAGAGGACGTCATACTTAATGAGCCGGTGGAAAAGTGGCCACTCTGTGACTGCCTTATCTCCTTTCACTCTAAAG GTTTTCCACTGGACAAGGCAGTGAGTTACGCAATGCTCCGTAACCCGCTGCTCATCAATGACCTTAATATGCAGTATTACATACAGGACAG GAGGGAGGTATATCGTATCCTGCAAGAGGAAGGGATTGATCTGCCACGTTATGCTGTGTTAAATCGTGACCCTGACAAGCCTGAAG AATGCAACCTGATTGAGGGAGAAGACCAAGTTGAAGTTAATGGTGAAGTGTTCCTCAAACCCTTCGTAGAGAAGCCAGTTTCTGCAGAAGACCATAATGTGTACATCTACTACCCCACCTCAGCTGGAGGAGGCAGCCAACGCCTCTTCAGAAAG ATTGGGAGCAGAAGTAGTGTTTACTCTCCAGAGAGTAGTGTGAGGAAAACAGGCTCATATATTTATGAAGAGTTCATGCCAACCGATGGGACAGATGTGAAG gtGTATACAGTTGGGCCAGATTATGCTCATGCAGAGGCACGCAAGTCCCCTGCCCTGGATGGGAAAGTTGAGCGAGACAGTGAAGGCAAAGAAATACGTTACCCGGTCATGCTCACTGCCATGGAGAAACTTGTGGCCCGCAAAGTCTGTCTGGCATTCAAG CAAACAGTGTGTGGATTTGACCTTCTCCGAGCCAATGGCCACTCGTATGTCTGCGATGTCAACGGCTTTAGCTTTGTGAAGAATTCCATGAAATACTATGATGACTGTGCCAAGATTCTAGG AAATATTGTGATGAGGGAGCTGGCTCCTCAGTTCCATATTCCCTGGTCCATACCTACAGAAGCAGAGGACATTCCTATTGTCCCCACTACGTCAGGCACCAT GATGGAGCTGCGCTGTGTAATCGCTGTGATCCGTCATGGAGATCGTACACCAAAACAGAAGATGAAAATGGAAGTGCGGAATCCCAT GTTTTTCGAGCTTTTTGAAAAATACGGTGGGTACAAAACGGGCAAACTGAAGCTGAAGAAACCCAAACAACTGCAG GAAGTATTGGACATTACCAGGACACTcctggcagacatgggacagcaTACTGACTGTGAGATTGAAGAGAAGAAGTCCAAACTTGAACAACTGAAGACTGTTTTAGAAAT gTATGGCCATTTCTCTGGAATCAACAGGAAAGTTCAGCTAACCTACCTTCCTCGTGGACAGcccaaaacatccagtgaggaggAAG agACCCTTAAGGAGAGCCCGTCTATACTTCTGGTGCTGAAGTGGGGGGGGGAGCTGACTCCAGCCGGAAGAGTTCAGGCCGAAGAACTTGGCAGAGCCTTCCGCTGCATGTATCCTGGAGGTCAAG GGGATTACGCTGGCTTTCCAGGCTGCGGCCTTCTCAGACTACACAGCACTTACAGGCATGACCTCAAGATCTACGCCTCTGATGAGGGCCGGGTGCAAATGACTGCTGCTGCCTTTGCTAAG GGTCTCTTGGCACTGGAAGGGGAACTGACACCCATCCTGGTCCAGATGGTGAAGAGTGCAAATATGAATGGCTTGCTGGATAATGACATTGAATCCCTCAGTGGCTGCCAGCAAAGGGTTAAGGCCAGACTGCATGGGATCATGCAGAAAGATGAAGCCTTCACAGAGGAAGACTTTGACAGG CTGGCTCCAACATGCAGCAGTTCACTAGTGAACTCTATGAATGTCGTGGAGAATCCAGTGAGCACGTGTGATAATGTTTACACCCTCATCCAGAGCCTCACCTCACAGATCCGCAAAAGACTCGAAGACCCCAAATCAGCAG ACTTACAACTGTACCACAGCGAGTCACTGGAGATGATGTTGCAGCGCTGGTCCAAATTGGAAAGAGACTTCCGCATGAAGAGCGGTCGCTATGACATCAGCAAGATTCCTGACATTTATGACTGTGTCAAGTATGACGTGCAGCACAACAGCTCTCTTGGCTTGGAGGACACAGTAGAACTCTTCAAGCTCTCTCGAGCACTAGCTGACATTGTTATACCACAG GAGTATGGCATTAATAAGGTGGAGAAGCTGGACATTGCCTATGCCTACTGTCTGCCTTTAGTGAAGAAGATTCAGCTGGACTTACAGAGAACACATGAGGACGAGTCTGTAAACAAGCTGCATCCACT ATATTCACGTGGAGTCCTGTCACCAGGCAGGCATGTCCGAACTCGCCTATATTTCACTAGTGAGAGTCATGTCCACTCCCTTCTTAGCATCTTCCGTTATGGTGGCCTGTTGGAT GAGGAGAAGGACCAACAGTGGAAGAGAGCCATGGATTATCTGGGTGCAGTGTCTGAGCTCAACTACATGACCCAGATAGTCATTATGCTCTATGAAGATAACAATAAG AACCCATCCTCTGAAGAGCGCTTCCATGTGGAACTGCATTTCAGCCCTGGTGTTAAAGTATCTGAGGAGGAGAGTGCTCCAATGGGTTTTGGCTTCCGACCAGCCTCTGCTGAA AATGATCAGAAGCAAACAGACCCTGGTAGTTTAGAGAACCTCGCACGAGATGAACCTGATCAGGCCTTGCCCCTGTCTGAGACCATTAGCACCCAGAGGAAATCCCCTCTGTTCCGGAATCGCAAGACTGGCTCGATGGAG GTCCTGTCAGAAAGTTCGTCCTCTAAAGGGTGCAACTACCGCCTCTTCCCCTCCTGCTCACGTCAGTCTCCAGAGATGAAGCAGAGTGGATTAG GCTCACAGTGTGCTGGTCTCTTCAGCACCACCGTTCTAGGGGGCTCCTCTAGTGCCCCTAACCTTCAGGACTACGCACGCACACATCGCAAAAAATTCACCTCCGGCAGTTTGACCTATAAAGACG GCACACGGGATGATACTTCTGCCATGGTGGTTAAACTATTTCTGTGGTGGTCTGGCTCAGGAAATGAGAGATCTCTGTCCTCACTGCAACTACACCAATTATCGACTGGGCACAACTGCAGAATTTCCGCATACACGCACAAGAACTCACACAGTGCGAACTTCAGGAAGAAATATAACCTTTTTCAGTGTTGA
- the LOC127657372 gene encoding inositol hexakisphosphate and diphosphoinositol-pentakisphosphate kinase 2-like isoform X1: MSEPSIPGESQCGAPRFFVGCAEDESEGLDNYASMRTEMELYEHDLEDDSPPERQIVMGICCMMKKSKSKPMTQILERLCKFEYITVVIFPEDVILNEPVEKWPLCDCLISFHSKGFPLDKAVSYAMLRNPLLINDLNMQYYIQDRREVYRILQEEGIDLPRYAVLNRDPDKPEECNLIEGEDQVEVNGEVFLKPFVEKPVSAEDHNVYIYYPTSAGGGSQRLFRKIGSRSSVYSPESSVRKTGSYIYEEFMPTDGTDVKVYTVGPDYAHAEARKSPALDGKVERDSEGKEIRYPVMLTAMEKLVARKVCLAFKQTVCGFDLLRANGHSYVCDVNGFSFVKNSMKYYDDCAKILGNIVMRELAPQFHIPWSIPTEAEDIPIVPTTSGTMMELRCVIAVIRHGDRTPKQKMKMEVRNPMFFELFEKYGGYKTGKLKLKKPKQLQEVLDITRTLLADMGQHTDCEIEEKKSKLEQLKTVLEMYGHFSGINRKVQLTYLPRGQPKTSSEEEETLKESPSILLVLKWGGELTPAGRVQAEELGRAFRCMYPGGQGDYAGFPGCGLLRLHSTYRHDLKIYASDEGRVQMTAAAFAKGLLALEGELTPILVQMVKSANMNGLLDNDIESLSGCQQRVKARLHGIMQKDEAFTEEDFDRLAPTCSSSLVNSMNVVENPVSTCDNVYTLIQSLTSQIRKRLEDPKSADLQLYHSESLEMMLQRWSKLERDFRMKSGRYDISKIPDIYDCVKYDVQHNSSLGLEDTVELFKLSRALADIVIPQEYGINKVEKLDIAYAYCLPLVKKIQLDLQRTHEDESVNKLHPLYSRGVLSPGRHVRTRLYFTSESHVHSLLSIFRYGGLLDEEKDQQWKRAMDYLGAVSELNYMTQIVIMLYEDNNKNPSSEERFHVELHFSPGVKVSEEESAPMGFGFRPASAENDQKQTDPGSLENLARDEPDQALPLSETISTQRKSPLFRNRKTGSMEVLSESSSSKGCNYRLFPSCSRQSPEMKQSGLGSQCAGLFSTTVLGGSSSAPNLQDYARTHRKKFTSGSLTYKDEPLKEHQVAQLLRPFSTDPNIGHTFSLDSAFAHHIHQCSYHLRLFRNWLISGQDPLEYLYGFEGCSMVPSIYPLETLHNSLSLKQVNEFLTGVCESAGDSHTRTTRAFSAMFDSQNQPSVDSYIPQRVLSSSVSMRQRSDRPPWYSSGPSSTVSSAGPSSPTTADTSPHFSFSEKITLTPQSSEEIHLAQHNTSQAASSILGNTETSFSSEDPHPSIPSPIQETPNEIPVDSTDSADRCLTDRPCSGEANEASSLTHAEPRTSCSRLADSPPRESYCGLPGSLPVLLELRESSSEAGSSAQTPLTPEEPEEFFDTHETVEVWMGSPGNLPHSGIPLEVGAPHVSEP, translated from the exons CCTCCAGAGCGTCAGATCGTGATGGGGATTTGCTGTATGATGAAGAAATCGAAGTCCAAACCCATGACTCAGATATTGGAGCGCCTTTGTAAGTTTGAGTACATTACCGTGGTCATCTTTCCAGAGGACGTCATACTTAATGAGCCGGTGGAAAAGTGGCCACTCTGTGACTGCCTTATCTCCTTTCACTCTAAAG GTTTTCCACTGGACAAGGCAGTGAGTTACGCAATGCTCCGTAACCCGCTGCTCATCAATGACCTTAATATGCAGTATTACATACAGGACAG GAGGGAGGTATATCGTATCCTGCAAGAGGAAGGGATTGATCTGCCACGTTATGCTGTGTTAAATCGTGACCCTGACAAGCCTGAAG AATGCAACCTGATTGAGGGAGAAGACCAAGTTGAAGTTAATGGTGAAGTGTTCCTCAAACCCTTCGTAGAGAAGCCAGTTTCTGCAGAAGACCATAATGTGTACATCTACTACCCCACCTCAGCTGGAGGAGGCAGCCAACGCCTCTTCAGAAAG ATTGGGAGCAGAAGTAGTGTTTACTCTCCAGAGAGTAGTGTGAGGAAAACAGGCTCATATATTTATGAAGAGTTCATGCCAACCGATGGGACAGATGTGAAG gtGTATACAGTTGGGCCAGATTATGCTCATGCAGAGGCACGCAAGTCCCCTGCCCTGGATGGGAAAGTTGAGCGAGACAGTGAAGGCAAAGAAATACGTTACCCGGTCATGCTCACTGCCATGGAGAAACTTGTGGCCCGCAAAGTCTGTCTGGCATTCAAG CAAACAGTGTGTGGATTTGACCTTCTCCGAGCCAATGGCCACTCGTATGTCTGCGATGTCAACGGCTTTAGCTTTGTGAAGAATTCCATGAAATACTATGATGACTGTGCCAAGATTCTAGG AAATATTGTGATGAGGGAGCTGGCTCCTCAGTTCCATATTCCCTGGTCCATACCTACAGAAGCAGAGGACATTCCTATTGTCCCCACTACGTCAGGCACCAT GATGGAGCTGCGCTGTGTAATCGCTGTGATCCGTCATGGAGATCGTACACCAAAACAGAAGATGAAAATGGAAGTGCGGAATCCCAT GTTTTTCGAGCTTTTTGAAAAATACGGTGGGTACAAAACGGGCAAACTGAAGCTGAAGAAACCCAAACAACTGCAG GAAGTATTGGACATTACCAGGACACTcctggcagacatgggacagcaTACTGACTGTGAGATTGAAGAGAAGAAGTCCAAACTTGAACAACTGAAGACTGTTTTAGAAAT gTATGGCCATTTCTCTGGAATCAACAGGAAAGTTCAGCTAACCTACCTTCCTCGTGGACAGcccaaaacatccagtgaggaggAAG agACCCTTAAGGAGAGCCCGTCTATACTTCTGGTGCTGAAGTGGGGGGGGGAGCTGACTCCAGCCGGAAGAGTTCAGGCCGAAGAACTTGGCAGAGCCTTCCGCTGCATGTATCCTGGAGGTCAAG GGGATTACGCTGGCTTTCCAGGCTGCGGCCTTCTCAGACTACACAGCACTTACAGGCATGACCTCAAGATCTACGCCTCTGATGAGGGCCGGGTGCAAATGACTGCTGCTGCCTTTGCTAAG GGTCTCTTGGCACTGGAAGGGGAACTGACACCCATCCTGGTCCAGATGGTGAAGAGTGCAAATATGAATGGCTTGCTGGATAATGACATTGAATCCCTCAGTGGCTGCCAGCAAAGGGTTAAGGCCAGACTGCATGGGATCATGCAGAAAGATGAAGCCTTCACAGAGGAAGACTTTGACAGG CTGGCTCCAACATGCAGCAGTTCACTAGTGAACTCTATGAATGTCGTGGAGAATCCAGTGAGCACGTGTGATAATGTTTACACCCTCATCCAGAGCCTCACCTCACAGATCCGCAAAAGACTCGAAGACCCCAAATCAGCAG ACTTACAACTGTACCACAGCGAGTCACTGGAGATGATGTTGCAGCGCTGGTCCAAATTGGAAAGAGACTTCCGCATGAAGAGCGGTCGCTATGACATCAGCAAGATTCCTGACATTTATGACTGTGTCAAGTATGACGTGCAGCACAACAGCTCTCTTGGCTTGGAGGACACAGTAGAACTCTTCAAGCTCTCTCGAGCACTAGCTGACATTGTTATACCACAG GAGTATGGCATTAATAAGGTGGAGAAGCTGGACATTGCCTATGCCTACTGTCTGCCTTTAGTGAAGAAGATTCAGCTGGACTTACAGAGAACACATGAGGACGAGTCTGTAAACAAGCTGCATCCACT ATATTCACGTGGAGTCCTGTCACCAGGCAGGCATGTCCGAACTCGCCTATATTTCACTAGTGAGAGTCATGTCCACTCCCTTCTTAGCATCTTCCGTTATGGTGGCCTGTTGGAT GAGGAGAAGGACCAACAGTGGAAGAGAGCCATGGATTATCTGGGTGCAGTGTCTGAGCTCAACTACATGACCCAGATAGTCATTATGCTCTATGAAGATAACAATAAG AACCCATCCTCTGAAGAGCGCTTCCATGTGGAACTGCATTTCAGCCCTGGTGTTAAAGTATCTGAGGAGGAGAGTGCTCCAATGGGTTTTGGCTTCCGACCAGCCTCTGCTGAA AATGATCAGAAGCAAACAGACCCTGGTAGTTTAGAGAACCTCGCACGAGATGAACCTGATCAGGCCTTGCCCCTGTCTGAGACCATTAGCACCCAGAGGAAATCCCCTCTGTTCCGGAATCGCAAGACTGGCTCGATGGAG GTCCTGTCAGAAAGTTCGTCCTCTAAAGGGTGCAACTACCGCCTCTTCCCCTCCTGCTCACGTCAGTCTCCAGAGATGAAGCAGAGTGGATTAG GCTCACAGTGTGCTGGTCTCTTCAGCACCACCGTTCTAGGGGGCTCCTCTAGTGCCCCTAACCTTCAGGACTACGCACGCACACATCGCAAAAAATTCACCTCCGGCAGTTTGACCTATAAAGACG AGCCCCTGAAGGAGCACCAGGTAGCCCAGCTGCTGAGGCCTTTTTCCACCGACCCCAATATTGGCCACACGTTCTCTTTGGACAGTGCTTTTGCCCACCACATCCATCAGTGCTCCTACCATCTCCGCCTGTTCCGCAACTGGTTAATCTCCGGCCAGGACCCACTAGAGTACCTTTACG GTTTTGAAGGATGTTCCATGGTGCCCTCTATCTACCCTCTCGAGACCCTCCACAATTCCCTTTCACTCAAACAGGTGAATGAGTTCCTGacaggtgtgtgtgagagtgcaggAGATTCCCACACCAGGACAACCAGAG CATTCTCAGCCATGTTTGATTCCCAAAACCAGCCATCAGTGGACTCTTATATCCCTCAACGAGTGCTGTCCTCCTCCGTTTCAATGCGGCAGCGGTCTGACCGCCCACCATGGT ACAGCAGTGGTCCCTCCAGTACTGTGTCGAGCGCCGGTCCCTCGTCTCCCACCACTGCTGACACCTCCCCACACTTCAGCTTTAGTGAGAAGATCACCCTCACCCCTCAGAGCAGCGAAGAGATCCATCTAGCTCAACACAACACCAGCCAAGCTGCTTCCTCCATACTCGGCAACACTGAAACCAGCTTCTCCTCTGAGGACCCACATCCTTCAATACCATCTCCCATTCAGGAGACACCCAATGAAATACCAGTGGACAGCACGGATTCTGCAGACCGGTGTCTGACAGATAGACCCTGTTCTGGTGAGGCCAATGAAGCATCAAGTCTGACCCACGCTGAACCCAGGACTTCCTGCTCACGCTTGGCCGACAGTCCGCCAAGGGAGTCCTACTGTGGGCTGCCCGGCTCCCTGCCCGTGCTCCTTGAGCTCCGAGAGAGCAGCTCAGAGGCCGGATCCAGTGCCCAGACTCCCCTCACCCCCGAAGAACCAGAAGAGTTCTTCGATACCCACGAAACGGTTGAGGTGTGGATGGGGAGCCCAGGGAACCTGCCCCACTCTGGGATTCCTCTGGAGGTGGGAGCTCCACATGTGTCTGAGCCTTGA